A part of Canis lupus familiaris isolate Mischka breed German Shepherd chromosome 4, alternate assembly UU_Cfam_GSD_1.0, whole genome shotgun sequence genomic DNA contains:
- the THOC3 gene encoding THO complex subunit 3, with translation MAVPAAAMGPSALGQSGPGSMAPWCSVTSGPTRYVLGMQELFRGHSKTREFPAHSAKVHSVAWSCDGRRLASGSFDKTASVFLLEKDRLVKENNYRGHGDSVDQLCWHPSNPDLFVTASGDKTIRIWDVRTTKCIATVNTKGENINICWSPDGQTIAVGNKDDVVTFIDAKTHRSKAEEQFKFEVNEISWNNDNNMFFLTNGNGCINILSYPELKPVQSINAHPSNCICIKFDPMGKYFATGSADALVSLWDVDELVCVRCFSRLDWPVRTLSFSHDGKMLASASEDHFIDIAEVETGDKLWEVQCESPTFTVAWHPKRPLLAFACDDKDGKYDSSREAGTVKLFGLPNDS, from the exons ATGGCGGTCCCTGCGGCGGCCATGGGGCCCTCGGCGCTGGGCCAGAGTGGTCCTGGCTCAATGGCTCCCTGGTGCTCAGTGACCAGTGGCCCAACACGCTACGTGCTGGGAATGCAGGAGCTGTTCCGCGGCCACAGCAAGACGCGCGAATTCCCTGCACACAGCGCCAAGGTGCACTCGGTGGCTTGGAGCTGCGACGGGCGTCGCCTGGCCTCGGGGTCTTTCGACAAGACGGCCAGCGTTTTCCTACTGGAGAAGGACCGGTTG GTCAAAGAAAACAATTATCGGGGACATGGGGATAGTGTGGACCAGCTTTGTTGGCATCCAAGTAATCCTGACCTCTTTGTCACCGCATCGGGAGACAAAACCATTCGCATCTGGGACGTGAGGACTACAAAATGCATTGCCACCGTGAACACTAAAG GGGAGAATATAAATATCTGCTGGAGTCCTGATGGGCAGACCATAGCTGTAGGCAACAAGGATGATGTGGTGACCTTTATTGATGCCAAGACACACCGTTCTAAGGCGGAAGAGCAGTTCAAGTTTGAAGTAAATGAAATCTCCTGGAATAATGACAATAACATGTTCTTCCTGACAAATGGCAATGGTTGTATCAACATCCTCAG CTACCCAGAGCTGAAGCCTGTGCAGTCCATCAATGCCCATCCTTCCAACTGCATCTGTATCAAGTTTGACCCCATGGGAAAGTACTTTGCCACAGGAAGTGCAGATGCCTTGGTCAGCCTCTGGGATGTGGATGAGTTGGTGTGTGTTCGGTGCTTTTCCAG GCTGGATTGGCCTGTGAGGACCCTCAGTTTTAGCCATGATGGAAAAATGCTGGCCTCAGCTTCAGAAGATCATTTTATTGACATTGCTGAAGTAGAGACAG gaGACAAGCTATGGGAGGTGCAGTGTGAGTCTCCAACTTTCACCGTGGCTTGGCACCCCAAGAGGCCTCTGCTGGCGTTTGCCTGTGATGACAAAGATGGCAAATATGACAGCAGTCGGGAAGCAGGAACTGTGAAGCTGTTTGGGCTTCCTAATGACTCCTGA